The window GGGCCGCTCACCGTGCTTGAGACGCCGGGGCACGCGCCCGACCACGTCGCGTTCGCCGCCGGCGACGAACTCGCCATCGGCGACCTCGCGATGGCCGAGTCCAGCGTCTTCGTCGGCACCCGAGACGGCGACATGCGAGCGTACTACGCCAGCCTCCGCCGCCTCCTCGCGGGGGACGCCGGCGCGCTCCACCCGGGCCACGGCCGCGCCATCGCGAACCCGGACGAGCGGATTGCCGGGCTGCTCGCGCGCCGCGTCCGCCGCGAGCGGAACGTCGAGCGCGCCGTCCGCGAGGGCGCGCGAGCGGTCGACGACATCGTGGACGCCGCGTACGCCCGGAGCGTCGCGGACGTGCGCGACCTCGCGACCGAGACGGTTCGCGCGCACCTCGAAAAACTCGATGTCGAGGGCCGCGTCCGCTGGTATCCCGACGAGGACCGCGCGACACCCCCGTAGCACGGGGCTTTTCATCGCCGAGCGCGACCATCCGGTATGGAGTCGCTCGAAGCCGAACTCGAACGCGCCCGCGAACTCGACGAGTCCGCGCTGGCGGACGCCATCGAGACCATCGGCTTCGAGTGCACGCGGTGCGGCAACTGTTGTAAATCCGAGGACGAGGATCCCCATACGGCGACGGTGTTCCCGGACGAGGTGCGCGACCTCACGGACGAGACGGGCGGCGAGTGGCGGGACGTGGCGCGCCCGATGCCGTACGGACTGGACGAGAGCGGCGAGGGCGAGACGTTCGAGTGGGCGCTCCAGACCGACGCGTGCGGCGACTGCGTCTTCTACACCGAATCGGACGGTCGGGGGGCGTGTACGGTCCACGACGACCGGCCGCTCATCTGCGAGACGTACCCGTTCAGCGTCGCGCTCGGCGGGACGAGCCAGCCGATGGGCGAGGCCGTCGACGAAGCCGGAATGGTGCGCGCCCACGAGTGCGAGGGGCTCGGCCGCGACATCAGCCGCGAGGACGCCGAGTCGTTGGCGGGCGCGCTGAGAGCGCGCGCGATACGGGAGCTGGAGGAGGCTATCGCCGTCCGCGAGAACTACGAGCCCGCGCGGCCGTCCTCGGGCGCGGTCGTCCACGACTCGGAGGGCGCGAAACGCCCCGACGGAACGCCCTACGAGGGGTAGCGCCCCCATACTACTAAGACCACCCCCTCCCTGCGTTTGGATGAGTGTCTGACTATGGAAATCTCTGAGAAACTGCTGTGTCTGTTCAATGGCGAAGTCACCGTGAACGACGACGAGTACGTCGTTACCGTCCCGAAGAGCGAGGTCGAAGCCGGTTCCATCGACCCCGGCGAAGTGTACCGGGTCGCGCTCATCGCGCGGGACGACGAGACGGAGAACCGAACGGACGACGAACACGACCGGCGGGCGGCGGGCGAACCCCAGCCGCCCGTCGAGGAGGGCGAAATCCGGTACGTCGAGGTCGAGGACATCGGCAAGCAGGGCGACGGCATCGCGCGCGTCGAGCGCGGCTACGTCATCATCGTCCCCGGCGCGGACATCGGGGAGCGCGTGAAGGTCGAAATCACGGAAGTGAAGTCGAACTTCGCGGTCGGCGAAATCATCGACGAAGAAGTGACGCAGTAGCTATACCGAGAGGAAGCGCGAGAGGTCGACGTCGGCCTCCGGGAGCGTGTCGTGGGGGCGAGCGACGACGATATCGCCCGCGGTTCCGCTGCCGATTCCCGGAATCGCGGTGAGTTCGTCCATCGACGCGGCGTTCACGTCGAGCGGGTACGGAACGCCCGTAACGGACCGATACCCGTGGTCGGTGATGACCACGTCCGTCGTCCGGCCGAGCTCGCGCTCGCCGGGGACGGCGACGAGGAGGCTGTACGTGCCGAGCGACCGGCCGAACGTCTTCCCGTCCTGATGGTACTCGAAGTGCACGTCCTCCAGTATCGCGCCCGGCGGGACGACGCGTTCGAGCATCGGCTGGTCGATCCCCTCCCGAACCTCCTGTTTGTACTTCTTGAAGCGTTGCTTGTTGGCGTGCGCGACGTCCGCGCCGGTCTCGTCCATCTCGGTGCCCTCGAACGCCATCACCTGCCGGATGTTGATGCGGCGGAGCATCAGGCCCTCGTCGTACACGTCGCGGAGGAACTGCTTGTTGTGCTCGTAGGTCTCCGGGCGCTCGCCCGCGAGGCCGTGCAGGAGGTTGATGCCGGGGAGGAGTTTCGGGAGGCGGGGCGCGTCGTCGTCGCGGTCGGGCCGCCAGCCACCCGCCTCGTTCACGACGCGCACGGCCTCCAGGCACTCGTCGGCGGTGACGAGGAGGTTGTTCTGCTCCTGCACGACGGGGTCGGCGGATTCCAGGCCGAACGCCGCCGTGTCCCCGGGCGTGTTGTGTTCGGCGATGACCTCGATGGCCTCCCGCGACTTCTCGGGGTAGTCCGTGATGGTCACGGGGTTCATGTTGTCGAGGTGGAGCGTGCGGAGGTCGGGCGCGACCTCCCGAATCCCGCCGTAGAGGTCGCGTAATGCACCGGGGTTCGGGGCTTCGCCGTCCCCGCCGAACGCGAGGATGTCGGCCTGCCGGCCGAGCCGGAAGTCACGGACGCCCGCGTCACTGAGCGCGTCCACCTCCTCGACGACGGAGCGCGCACTCCGGAACGAGGGGTCGCCGTACATCGGTTCCGTGCAAAAGGAACACCGGTACGCGCAGCCGCGTGAGGTCTCCATCTCCGCGATGAGGTAGTCGGGATAGTTCGGGTGCTGTTCCACCACGAACGCGCCCTGTTCCGCCCAGCGGTCTATCTCCTCGTTGTCCCGGTAGCGGTTGTTGAATCCCTCCAGTCCGCTCGCCACGAGGTCGTGCGCGGCCGCCTCGATGTCGGCCATCGCGAGGAAGTCGAAGTCGAGATCCTTGCGCTCCATCTCCGAGGCGCCCGCGTTCTCCTCGCCGACGCCGAACCGGATGGGGCCGCCCATCAGGCTGGTGCCGTTCGCCGTCCACGCCAGCTCCCTGACCTCGTCCGGTTCGGCGGGCGTGCCGCCGACGTAGCTCCCGGGAACGGTCATCCCGCCGATGTAAATCATCAAATCAGCCTGTTCCACGTCGAGCCAGCGCGAGCGCTCCTCGCGCAGCGCGTCGATGGTGTAGTACGTGACGTTCTCCGCGGGGACGCCCGCGTCCACGAGCGCGCCCGCCGTGTACCGCGGATACGTCGAGATGTAGGGGGGGACGCCGAAGTGCGCGGGCTCGTCGACGTAGCCGTCCACGAGCACGACGTCGAGGTCTCCGGCAGCAGTCATAGGGGAACGAAGAGCGCGAGCGAATAAAGGCTACACGAAGATGTGACCGGCCGCGGGACTCGCCGGGCGGAGAAAACCGTGCGGGCCGCCCACGGGACTTATGCCGCCGCCGGTGGTAGTTCTCAGTATGCCCGCGACGCTCGAAGTGCGGTGTACGAGCGACGACTGCGAGATGGATATGTTCGAACTGCACTACACGTACGACATGCCGGACGACGTCGGCGTCGCCGACTTCCAGTGTCCGTACTGTGGCGGCACGGAGTGCCTGGAGGAGTTGTCGCCGTGAGGTTCGAGTCGGTTGGGCGGTCGGTCGGGAACGCCGTGCTCTCCCGGCTCGGCCGCGCCGCGAGCAGAGTGAGCGAGGAGACGCCGCTCCCCGTCGACGTGCTGGAGGGCGAGGACGAGTACCTCGTCGTGTTCGACGTGCCGGGCGTCGAACCCGGGGACGTACAGGTCGGGTACGTCGACGGCGCGGTCGAGGTCCGACTCGACCGCTTTCGCGACCCGCATCCGGGCTTCGAGATGCGGTACCCGGGACGGGCGCTCGCGCTCGACGGCCGCGCCGACCTCCCCGACGACGCCGACGTGGACGCCGACGCGGCGCGCGCCGAACTCACTAACGGGACGCTGCGCGTCTTCCTCCCGAAAGTCTAGTCCGGGTCGCTCCCCGAGCGAACCTCGAACGGTTCGTCTCCCGTGAACCGCGTCGGGTCGAACGGCGCGATTCCCTCGCGTTCTCCCAGTACCTGTTCCGCGATGGCTTCGCCAGTGGCTGGTGCGCGCATGAATCCGTGGCCCTGCCAGCCGGCGGCGACGAACAGTCCGTCGCGGAGTTCGCCGAGCAGCGGGTTCCTGTCAGGAGTGGCGACGCAGAGGCCGGCCCACGCGCGCTCGACCGAGAGGTCGGCGTCGGGGAGGCGGTATCGGAGCCGGTCGAGCGTCTCCCGAACGAACTCGTCGTCGGCCGTTCGGTCGTACGTGTCGGGGTCGAACTCGCGGCGCTGCGTGCCGTCCCCGGCGAGCACGCCGCGGGCGTGGGGCCGGGCGTAGTAGTCGCGGTTCGCGTCCCAGAACAGCGGGACGTCGGGGCCGGACGCGACGAGCGCCTGCACCCGATATGGCTTGAGCGGCACGCGAATCCCCGCATCCACGAGCACCTGTTTCGTGTGCGCGCCCGCCGCGACGAGCACCGAATCGTAGGGGGTTCCGTTCACGCGCGCCGGGTCGAGCGCCACCGCGGCCGGCGTTCCCTCCCGAATCTCCGCGCCCGCCTCGCGGGCGTTCGCGGCGAGCAGGTCGGCGTACGCTCGGGGCGTGGTGTAGCCCGCGTTCCGCGCGACGGCCGCGGCCGTGATATCGTCGGTGCGGAGCGCTGGGTACTCCGCGGCGAGGTCGGCGGGCGTCAGGCGTTCCACGTCGAGGCCCTGGGCGCGCATCTCGTCCGCGTCCCGCGCGATGGCGTCCGCCGCCGCGCCGGGTTCGGTGGCGAACCAGACGTAGGGCGCGCGCTCGAAGACGAAGTCGCCCTCGCCCGAGAACGCCTTGAATCGCTCGATGGCGCGCTCCGCGATGCGGGCGTCCACGTCCTCCGCGTACGCGTCGTACAGCAGGCCGGCGGCGCGGCCCGTGCTCTCCGCCGCCACCTCGTCGCGCTCGTACAGCGTCACGTCCGCGCCGCGGCGCGCGAGGTCGTACGCGGCGGTGACGCCGACCGCCCCGCCGCCGACGACCGCGACCGACTCAGTCATATCCGAGAGAGCGCGTTCGCAGTACTTAGCGTCCGTGCCTTCCGCCCTCGGTTACTTTCACTTTCACCGCGCACGGGTCGACTTGATAACCGAACGCGAGAACACACGTGTATGGCCGCGAAGCAATCCGAACGAGTCGACGTGTCCGACCTCCCCCTGAACCAGATGGAAGCGTTCGTCGCCGGCGCAGAGGACGTGTACGTCGAACGCACCCCGGCGAAGACCTACGTCGTCACCGAGTAGTCTCCGTCTCCGTATCGACGACCCGGTCGGGCTCCCGGGGTGGCTCCCAGTCGAGCGCGAGGTCGAGGAACTGCACGAGGATGCGGCCGGTCGCGCCCCAGACGGTGTAGCCGTCGACGTGGAAGAAGTGAACGACGGCTTCGCCGTACCGGGGGTGGGTGCGGTGTTCGACCTCGTAGTTCTCGGGGTCGGTGAGTCCCGATATCGGGAGGAAGACGACTTCCGCGACCTCGCGCTCGTCGGGCGTGTACTTGCGGTCGGGGACGCGCGCGACGAACGGCGTCACGGCGTACGAGGACGTGGTGCGGATGTCGTCGAGTTGCCCGACGAACTCGACCTCCTCCGAGCGCAGGCCGACCTCCTCGTTCGACTCGCGGAGCGCGGTCGCGCGGAGGTCGCGGTCGCTCGGTTCGCGGCCGCCGCCGGGGAAACTCATCTGGCCGGGGTGTTCGCCGAGGTGGTCGGCGCGCTTCGTGAACACGAGCGCGGGGCCGTCGGGGCGTTCGACGACGGGCGCGAGCACCGCGGCGTCCCGGTCTTCGTCCTCGATGGTGACCGGCTCGTGCGCGGCGACCCGACCCAGGTCCATGGAGGAGGGTACTTCCTCGTCCGCCATTAACCCTCCCGTCGGTCGGCCAGTCGCTCCCGGAGGCCCGCCGCGTCGATGTCCGCCCACGTCTCCGCGTCGTACGTCACGTCGAGCAGGAAGTCCCGGCGCTCGTCGTCGGGGTCGTCGGCGAGGTCGGCGGCGAACCGGGCGCGGAGGGCGTCCGCGAGCTCGTCCCGGGGCACGTCCCGGCGCTCCACGTCGAGAATGTGGGGGAGGTCGGGGCCGCCGTCGGGGACGGTGGGGAAGGCGGCGGGCCCGGGGACGATGAGGTCTGTGTCCTCGCGGGGGACGGCGACGAGCGCGTACCGGTCGATTGCGCGCTCGATGGCGGCGTCGACGGCGTCCGCGTCAACGTCCTCGCCGCGCTTGAACGCGAGTTCGTGGAGGGCGTCCGCGAGCTCGTCGCGGGTGAGCGCGCCGAACAGGTCGACGACGCCCGCGAGCTCGTCGAGCGTGCGATCCATACCCGTGTGAGTCGGTTCCTCGGTTATGAGTCTACCGCGTCTAGATCGGCCGCCGCGGCTTCGCGCACCGCGTCCGGGGAGAGCGCCGTGTCCCGCCAGGCGGGGAGGCGGTCGTCGTCCGTTGGTGGTCGGACGGCGTCCGCGTACTCCGCGACCTGCGCGCGTTCGTCCGCGGGGTCGTAGTCGAGGTCGTTGAACGCGGCGTCCGCGGCGTACCCCCGAACGTATCGGTGCGCCGTCTCGCGGTAGCGCTCGGGGAGCGTGTCGTAGTCCACGTTCACGCCGTGATCCTCGCAGGCGCGGAGGAGCGCGCCGACGACGCCCGCGCTCATGTCCGAGAGGCCGGACGGCCCGGAGACCGCGCGGTGGTCGTGCTCGTACCGCCCCAGATCGACCTGCGCGGTACCGTCGAACCCGGCAGCGTCGTAGGCCTCGCCGAGCGTTCCGACTTCCAAGCCCCACGTTCGGGGGACGCGGATGGTGTGCGCGACTCCGCTCGTCATCGCGCACTCGCCGGCGAGCGCGTACCGGAACGCGCCGAGGTAGT is drawn from Salarchaeum sp. JOR-1 and contains these coding sequences:
- a CDS encoding YkgJ family cysteine cluster protein, which codes for MESLEAELERARELDESALADAIETIGFECTRCGNCCKSEDEDPHTATVFPDEVRDLTDETGGEWRDVARPMPYGLDESGEGETFEWALQTDACGDCVFYTESDGRGACTVHDDRPLICETYPFSVALGGTSQPMGEAVDEAGMVRAHECEGLGRDISREDAESLAGALRARAIRELEEAIAVRENYEPARPSSGAVVHDSEGAKRPDGTPYEG
- a CDS encoding radical SAM protein, with translation MTAAGDLDVVLVDGYVDEPAHFGVPPYISTYPRYTAGALVDAGVPAENVTYYTIDALREERSRWLDVEQADLMIYIGGMTVPGSYVGGTPAEPDEVRELAWTANGTSLMGGPIRFGVGEENAGASEMERKDLDFDFLAMADIEAAAHDLVASGLEGFNNRYRDNEEIDRWAEQGAFVVEQHPNYPDYLIAEMETSRGCAYRCSFCTEPMYGDPSFRSARSVVEEVDALSDAGVRDFRLGRQADILAFGGDGEAPNPGALRDLYGGIREVAPDLRTLHLDNMNPVTITDYPEKSREAIEVIAEHNTPGDTAAFGLESADPVVQEQNNLLVTADECLEAVRVVNEAGGWRPDRDDDAPRLPKLLPGINLLHGLAGERPETYEHNKQFLRDVYDEGLMLRRINIRQVMAFEGTEMDETGADVAHANKQRFKKYKQEVREGIDQPMLERVVPPGAILEDVHFEYHQDGKTFGRSLGTYSLLVAVPGERELGRTTDVVITDHGYRSVTGVPYPLDVNAASMDELTAIPGIGSGTAGDIVVARPHDTLPEADVDLSRFLSV
- a CDS encoding TRAM domain-containing protein; this encodes MEISEKLLCLFNGEVTVNDDEYVVTVPKSEVEAGSIDPGEVYRVALIARDDETENRTDDEHDRRAAGEPQPPVEEGEIRYVEVEDIGKQGDGIARVERGYVIIVPGADIGERVKVEITEVKSNFAVGEIIDEEVTQ
- a CDS encoding Hsp20 family protein, with the translated sequence MRFESVGRSVGNAVLSRLGRAASRVSEETPLPVDVLEGEDEYLVVFDVPGVEPGDVQVGYVDGAVEVRLDRFRDPHPGFEMRYPGRALALDGRADLPDDADVDADAARAELTNGTLRVFLPKV
- a CDS encoding FAD-binding oxidoreductase — its product is MTESVAVVGGGAVGVTAAYDLARRGADVTLYERDEVAAESTGRAAGLLYDAYAEDVDARIAERAIERFKAFSGEGDFVFERAPYVWFATEPGAAADAIARDADEMRAQGLDVERLTPADLAAEYPALRTDDITAAAVARNAGYTTPRAYADLLAANAREAGAEIREGTPAAVALDPARVNGTPYDSVLVAAGAHTKQVLVDAGIRVPLKPYRVQALVASGPDVPLFWDANRDYYARPHARGVLAGDGTQRREFDPDTYDRTADDEFVRETLDRLRYRLPDADLSVERAWAGLCVATPDRNPLLGELRDGLFVAAGWQGHGFMRAPATGEAIAEQVLGEREGIAPFDPTRFTGDEPFEVRSGSDPD
- a CDS encoding CoA pyrophosphatase, which produces MDLGRVAAHEPVTIEDEDRDAAVLAPVVERPDGPALVFTKRADHLGEHPGQMSFPGGGREPSDRDLRATALRESNEEVGLRSEEVEFVGQLDDIRTTSSYAVTPFVARVPDRKYTPDEREVAEVVFLPISGLTDPENYEVEHRTHPRYGEAVVHFFHVDGYTVWGATGRILVQFLDLALDWEPPREPDRVVDTETETTR
- a CDS encoding MBL fold metallo-hydrolase — translated: MFERISVPVATRAPTGATNAYLADGVLLDPAARSDALDRRVADHDIDHIAVTHAHEDHVGALAHYAAETGATVWGRAGCEERFAAATGVAPDRTFREGDAVGPLTVLETPGHAPDHVAFAAGDELAIGDLAMAESSVFVGTRDGDMRAYYASLRRLLAGDAGALHPGHGRAIANPDERIAGLLARRVRRERNVERAVREGARAVDDIVDAAYARSVADVRDLATETVRAHLEKLDVEGRVRWYPDEDRATPP